In Salvia miltiorrhiza cultivar Shanhuang (shh) chromosome 4, IMPLAD_Smil_shh, whole genome shotgun sequence, the DNA window CGTCatttttttggtgggaagctTGAAGGCGACTGTGTTCGTCATTTTTCATCAATCTTCACAAAGTTTGTCAGCGACTACTTTGGGATCCTTGTCGGAGACATCTTCCCGGCGTTTGAATGGTTAGAGTTGGGTCCGGCGTTGTTGACACGTGTTGTTTCCTCTCCCGGTGTTTCGGCCTTTCCAGTTCCGTGGGTTCCCCTTCCATTGCCGTTTCCCCTCCCGGCGTTGGCTCCGGCGTTTTGTAAGTCGTTTCGCCGTTCGTTATTTCTCTTTttcattcaatttattttttccttcACTTGGTGTAGTTAGATATTTATAGGTTTTTTAGTTGCAAAATGTTATAATATGTTTTTTTGCTTCGATTCGGTTTAATTAGGCAAATTAATGGTGAATCGAGCTAGATCTATGGGTTTTTGTTTATTGATTACCTAGTATTCTAGTTATAACTCAATTGTTGATTGTCGAGGATGGTGGTGGGAAATGTTGAGGTGCCAcccaagagaaaacgttcagcAAGGTTGATCCTGCTGATAATGATGGTGGAGAGGATGACGAGAGGCCAGCACGTTGCCGGCGATTCTGTTGATCCTGTTGAAATCTTGTCGGTAAGGTTGATCCTGTTGAAATCTTGTCGGTAAGCTCCGCTCCACTCATGGAGCTGCAAAATGTTATTTAAATCCAAAAACGATGAAAATGTTGAATAACATTTTGTCTAAAATTTTTGTAGTATTTTTACTGAAATTTGACCTATATCTTCTAAGATATGAAATTTGACCTTTATATATCCAACAATGCAAATGATTCGCGCAAGCTTCATCACATCTGGCATTGCTCTTAGCTGTTAGGGCTCGAGTTGAATGGTGCAAATAATCAAAGGATTTTGACTCCAGAATATACTGCTGATATAGGTAGCTTGGACTTTTCTTTGCTTTCTCATGTGCTGAATGTGATCTTCTTTAGGGAATTCCATCTGCATTTTGTCATCAAACTTGAACAAAGTCATTGCTTTTAGTGATCACCCTAAGTTTAGTGATTTATGATAGTAGTCTGCTAAGGTTTTTGAAGGCATTGGCTATTATGAGAACACAATAAATCATTTTCAACTTGGAATAGACAATTTCAATTTCTCCATTGTTAGAAATCATTTTCTATTCCGAATAACTCCGACTAATTAGTTATACTTCTTACCTGTTGCCAAACACATAGCAGTCCGTGATTGAAAGTCATGATATAATGATAATGTATTAACAACTTCACATACTTAACTATCACATTTTTATGTCATTGATGATATGTAGTATGATTTCTAGTTTATCCGTTAAAGTATTACTAATTATTTTCCACTTTCTTCTTTCCACTATCCGTTAAAATTCTCCAATGATAGGTAATCGTTTTGGAATCTTTGTAATTTAAAAATCTAACTTGTCTAAATTTTTTTGACCAGGTAACAGTTTTAGTTTTTGCAATAATGATTGCATCTGCAGTGCTGATAATGACCAGCCCACTCTGATATATTGCTTCGTTTCCAGATCTTGTAGACTTGTTTGGTGTGGATTCTCTTGATGAGTTTCAGACGTTAAGAGGGCAATAGACAACAAGAAATCAGTTCCAACTTGTCATATTTTGATCATTATTAGTCCCTTCTTTTTATCATTGCTTTGTATACCAATGCATTTTATCGTCATCTATTGTTGTAAAGAACATGTGTGCTTCCTGAACATATGTTTTGTACAGAGATCTCGTGTAAGAACAACCCTTGCTCCTCTATCGAACAACACAATGCATGGAAGATTAACTCTGTCTACTGCTATGGCTGCTGAAAACCAACAATGGTGGTATAAACCATGTGGACCCCTTCATAAAATCTCTTTATATTATGGGAGTTTGCGGACTTGGATCGAGCAATAACTTGGGGAATTTGGGGAAGTTCAAACTACGTCATGGGAGTTTGCGGACTTGGATCGAGCAATAACTTATTGCCTGTCGTTATCAAACTACGTCATGGCATATTAGTTATTTTAGTTAAAACTTGTTTCTTGGAGTGTTTGTgagtttgtttttttgtttttctaatGCAACAATTTTGTTTGTAATTGTTGTATTATTCATCCAATTTTGTTCCCTCTTTTGCTTAATGGGAAGTATGATATCTGAAATGCTTTTGGATTGAAATAATATAAAGTGATGCTACTTTGTGATATAATCCTCCATTTATGGGAACAGTGTTGGAAGTATTGAATCAGTCTGTGTAAATGCAGGTAGACGATTACGCCTTTTGAATCTGATTCTTTGGTGtttatatgtatatgtgcatCTCTTTCTGTATATTTGTTTTCACAGCCTATTTCCTATTTCTTTTACTCATTTACTGTGTTCAATTCAAGCAAGGAGCCTTTAAAATCTGAAGTAGGCAGCAAATGTAAATTTTCTTCTTGAAATAAAGCCAATTTTTATTAGTGATAAATGCACAATCTATCACAATCCTAAGATAATATATACAACCATTGGTGATAAGTGATAATCTCTGTTTCAATGGATTTAGTGCTTCAGCAGCCAAGAATCTCCATCTCAAACACCATTCCTGAAAATAGAGAGGAACCTTGATCCTCACGAGAATCTCTGTTTCAATGGATTCAGTGCTTCAGCAGCCAAGAATCTATGTCTCAAACACCATTCCTCATTCCATCAAAAGCTGCAAGAACTTGATCTCTCTTGCTCTGTCTAGCAACAATCTTTACGGTCCACGGCGTTTCTCTAGCACTTAGAAAGATACAGTTACTTTACTTCGACCAATAAATAGtaaaatctcaaaatagttCATACAATCCTGCAATATCAGCAATGAGGGACAAATAAAATAACCTTTCCCGTAGGGTAAAACAAGAACAAAAATTAACTTCGCTTCAGTATATATGAATATGACCTCATAGAAAAATAGATAAACTTCTAAACTATCATTGTTATTAGTTGACCTGCCATATGACTACACATAATCTGTACTCAATTTATTGGTTAGGATCTCATAAAAGTAAGGCTTCGACTCTTACCCCAAAGtaagaaaaacgaaaataatataaataaaagtaaccaATAACTCATATGTATGGTAATAAGATCATAGCATTAGCAAGCTGTACACCAGCTTTTTGGTGTATTTTTCTACCTGTAAGTGCAAACAAATTCTGTACAGATTCATGTAACGATGAAAAGATTGTATTGATGTCCATTATGGACGAATTCAGGGATCTCATTATATATTgacacacaaaaataaaaaccctAATTGCATTTAACTACATGACACATTTCATAAGAGCAACAACGACATGCAGAACCATTTCTACAATACAGTTTATAGGAATTACATACAaagattttcataaataaaaacaacAAATGTCTACGGGGAGATGTCGACAACGCATTCGGTGACAAAATTCTTAAACATAGATGCAAAATGACGAACACAGTAGCATTCAACCTTCCAAGCAAAAAAAGCTCCGTCGGGGCTTAACCACAACCACAGCTCCGGGAAGATGTCTCCGGCAAGGATGCCAAAGCTGTCGGTGCCGGACTTCTAGGTTTGATGAAAAATGAAGCACAAAATCGCCGGCAACGTGCTGGCCTCTCGTCATCCTCTCCACCATCATTATTAGCAGGATCAACCTTgctgaacgttttctcttgggTGGCACCTCAACATTTCCCACCACCATCCTCGACAATCACCAATTGAGTTATAACTAGAATACTAGGTAATCAATAAACAAAAACCCATAGATCTAGCTCGATTCACCATTAATTTGCCTAATTAAACCGAATCGaagcaaaaaaatatattataacaTTTTGCAACTAAAAAACCTATAAATATCTAACTACACCAAGTGAagggaaaataaaattgaatgaaAAAGAGAAATAACGAACGGCGAAACGACTTACAAAACGCCGGAGCCAACGCCGGGAGGGGAAACGGCAATGGAAGGGGAACCCACGGAACTGGAAAGGCCGAAACACCGGGAGAGGAAACAACACGTGTCAACAACGCCGGACCCAACTCTAACCATTCAAACGCCGGGAAGATGTCTCCGACAAGGATCCCAAAGTAGTCGCTGACAAACTTTGTGAAGATTGATGAAAAATGACGAACACAGTCGCCTTCAagcttcccaccaaaaaaatGACGATCTCAATTTTTCGCACAATATTTGTCGAATTCAAACTAAAATGAGACCCACCTcctaaattcaaaaaatattgaatgctTTAACAACAACCACAACCTCACAAAATCATAAACCTTCATCGGGGCATAGATTAAAAATGCCGCCCAAATTTTGTAAACATAGATGAAAAAATGACGAACACATTACACACGTTAAGAACAACAACAACGTTAAAAATCTTAAACCTTCGTTTGCTCGAATAACCACAACCACAGCTCCCGCAAGCTTAAAAACAACCAAAGCTCCGACGAAGGTGTCTCCGGCAAGGATGCGAAACATGTCGGCCACAGACTCCGATGTGTGATTAAGAATGACGAACAAAATCGCATTCACTCTTACAACCCAAAAAATGTTGCCGGAAGATTTTTGCCTCAAACTTCTTTACATTCAAACAAAAATGGGACTCACTTGTTGAATTCAAAATATATTGAATGCGAAATCATATATTTTTGAGGAATAGAAACTTCTCTTGAAAGCTTTGCTTTACTAATAATGGGTCCCACAAACGTAttgtatattaaaaataaaacgaaATACagtataaaatttgaattaatcAAACCAAACTCCCGTGTGGGCCCCGACTTTGAACCTTGGTTGAGTTAAATggttgaaaaaaataaaaggaaatggAATTGAAGTGGAAGCCACGTGTCGTCCATCCAGCACCTAGGTACAATGCACCTAGGTGCAAGATGGAAAAAACCGATGCTTGAGATAAGGGATTAATTATTGCGCTACGATATGTCACTATAAGAAATTGGCGATTTATGAGATGCAGATAGAAATCTAAAACAGACTAGCACTCAAATGTTGGCATCTGACATTTCTAATAACTAATTAGACCATTTtctcccttaaaaaaaattagaccaTTTTCGTCAATCAGGGTGTGATGAACAAATTACAAATTTATAATAGCAACAAGTAATTTAAACTACAACCAAAATAGTAATCCTCCATGTTAAGAGAGTCTCTTTTGCATGCACAACCAAAATTCATGGTTGAGATCTCACACTCTCCTATGTAGTTTGCAGGCTATTGCACATGATCGAGATCTACCTAGTGCGCACCTCAGGTAGCGGCTGCGGGTTTTCGAGCTTCGGCATGACCGAGTTTACCTCAATCAATCATTCTGGTGGTCTTTTTTCATCTTGATTTTGCCCTAATTCCCACCACTCGCCATTATTTTCCCTCCCTAAAAGGGATTCACCTTCATCAGAACTTAAGCAACCAATATCTGAACTTTCAATCTCTTGGAAATACCTTCTCTTGTCTCTCTCAGGATCATACGTCCATTCCAGTTTCTGCAAAACATTCCGATCTTTCCACTTCCCAACGACTGATACCGCCTCCTTTCTCGCCTTCCCAATCATCATCTCCTGCCACGAGAAAGCAGCATCTGCAACCCTCTTGAGAGCACCATCACTGACATCACCAACAACCACCGTTTTCAAGCACCTCAGCCTCGCCTCCTTCAAGATCTCCACGAAATCCGAATCATCTGACACAAGAACCAAGCATTCAACCATTCTCCGGTCCATCATATCCACCATCCGGTTCCTCAACTCAACATCAGCAGCCTGCGGCTTGTCTGAGACCGTCTTCACCCAGAATCCAGCTCGTTTCAGCTCATCCGCCAAACCATACCCAACCTTCGGGGTCAATATATCCCTAGCCGCATTCCTATACTTCTCCATCTTCACAGCATTCCTAGCCACCAAATTCAGCCTCCTCTTCCCCCTTGCAGACTCAATCTGGTTCAACCGTTTCATCTGCTCGCGCTCATGAATTTGCCTAAAATGATTAAGGAACCTCTCATTGTTGTAAAATCTCCTCCCACAGACTTTGCATACATATGGTTCATCGGGCTTCACAATGCCCTTGTTTTCCAACTCATTCAGTGATTTCCTCTCTTTCCTTTGCTCCCTAATTGCAGGAGGAACATAGCTGAACGCATGCCGATTAGCATAAGCAATCATGTGCTTGACAAAACCAAATTGTTGAGCAGCCTTCTTTATCCTAAGTGCTGCATCATACGGAGGAAATGATTTCGGTGGCTTGTTATCCAAATCCCAGAAAATTGCAACATTTCTATCTGCAACATTCTGCTCCAAACCTTGTGGAGTTTCTGAATCATGATACTGATTTGAAATTGAGGTAAAATTACTCCATCCACAAATTGAATAAGACGGGGCTAAAGCTCGAATCTTTTCGTATAAAtgtaatttattgaaagttGTCTGGTATTTGGTTGGATTCAGCATAATCAGAGGCTCTGTTCTGATGCAGAAACAAATGGAGAAGGCTAATCAGAAAGCGAGGTAATTCTAGAAAGCTCCGAACTAGAAACATCGATGTgctcaaattcatcaactttattTAACTCTTTCTACCAGCAGAATCAATTATCAATTTCCGTTGTTGGATAAATATCAATGCTGAAGAAAAGCATACGACTAACATACGACGGAAAGCTAAATCTCTTTCTTTTCTAGTTGTAGATTTAGTCTTTCAATTGTGCTTTTATTCAAAAATTACATCACCACAACAGCATTGCTATaggcaattaaaaaaaaaaactcagaaAATACTAACAATCAACCACATTGCGCATAAATAAAGATTGATGGCgaatagggatggcaacgggccggatctggaccgggtctggccaataccagatccagatccgttttcatataccagatccagatccgtggatctgaaaattttcgatccagatccgcgggtccacgggtccagatccatggatctactgttttaaattaaattcaaaaaataattcacaaaatcaacaacattttattatgaaaaatattgcacaaaatacattcatgcaATAAAAATGACGCCACAAAACTGCCCTAGTTCTTTCTTCCTCTTCGGGGCCAttcaaaaatcgagaaaagggCAAATCATACAGGAAGACTCTAATTCTTATTCCAGCTTTATTCTGTCGATATCAGTCATTATCCCTTCAAGCTTGACAATTTGGCGCATAAAGTAATCACCATATTTCTTTGGTGCTTTGGATTCAACAACATGAACCATGTTATCATCAATGTATCACAACTTCATAAAGCAGAATTTCTCACAATTTCAGAAATAAAATCCAAAATCAGAATCTAACACAACTTCATAAATCAGaatcaaatcaaaatcaaaatctaacACAATTTCAGAAATCAAAATCTAACCTTGGATTGAGAGCATCCTGTGGTAGACATGGCTGAACGGCGGCGGCAGAGGAGTCCGGCGGCGACCGGTGCAGCGAGCTGGTCAGCGAGATGACGGAGGAGGCGAGAACTGGAGTGGGTGGTCGGGTGAGTGAGGCGGCGGCGAAGGGCGAACTGGAGAGGGAGACGGCCGGAGATGGGAGTGAGGCGGCAGGCGGGGCGTGAGGCGAGAGGGGCGACGAGCGGGAGAACTTCAGAGGGGCGAGGCGTGCGAGAGAACTGGAGAGGGCGGCGTGCGGCGGGCGTGCAGgacaggcggcggcggccggcggTTGAGGAAGCGGCGAGCTGGAAATGGGGGATGGTTGAGGCGGCAGGTGAGTTGtgagtgagagtgagagtgagagaggaagTGAGGTGAGGAACCGAGAGTATAGggtttgagtttaattattttgtttttaatgtttttaattttaaatatatctaatattattaataaaataatatatattaaataaaacggatccacggggcggatccggatctcaaatttccagatccagatccagatccgtttgaAAAAATTAAGATCCAGATCcacgggtccaaaaaattgagatccagatccgtaaaatcggatctggaccgggttcaggatccactgccatccctattGGCGAAGacaatctttatatatataaaaagcaaagtaaatgtaaataaaatcaattagaaggatataattggaatttgtGGAAAAATTTGTAAAACTCTTCGGCAGTTTTTAATGTATGCATTCCCATTTCCCACTATCAAAATCTTTCCTTAAAATGAGGAACTATTTTaacttttataattttctttttcgttattaagtaattgattttgtttttaatGTATGCATTCCCATTGATTTTTTAATGTATGCATTCCCAGTTTTTAATGTATGCATTCCcattgattttttaaattttaatacagataaaaatacaaaagtgaattattttgtttttattacaTAACATGGATGATATAGTAAATATCTGCTaatatatactattatttaaaaaaaaaattgccgaTTATTATGTAATATGGGTAGATGTATTTTGAAAAAGACGAAGAGtgtgtaatattttaatttctatcATATTTATTTCTTACACAAAAAATAACTTTTACTATTTCTATGTGGTTTCATCTTAAATAAAAGATAATGGAAAGTCATTTAATTTGGAATATGAtgaatatgaaataaataaatagcttatatttatttaaaccaatatttttaaaaaaattatatatatatatatatatatatatatatatatatatatatattaaagatcAGACATGTTTAaacttttctttaattttacttCTTATTTTctccctttttttctttttcttttttatttatgatatttcaatttttatattatgcatttctatatattttatgtataaaaattactaaagaataaaataacattactatCAAAAGACATcaaactataataataataataataataataataataataataataataata includes these proteins:
- the LOC131020251 gene encoding uncharacterized protein LOC131020251, which produces MLSIQEPLIMLNPTKYQTTFNKLHLYEKIRALAPSYSICGWSNFTSISNQYHDSETPQGLEQNVADRNVAIFWDLDNKPPKSFPPYDAALRIKKAAQQFGFVKHMIAYANRHAFSYVPPAIREQRKERKSLNELENKGIVKPDEPYVCKVCGRRFYNNERFLNHFRQIHEREQMKRLNQIESARGKRRLNLVARNAVKMEKYRNAARDILTPKVGYGLADELKRAGFWVKTVSDKPQAADVELRNRMVDMMDRRMVECLVLVSDDSDFVEILKEARLRCLKTVVVGDVSDGALKRVADAAFSWQEMMIGKARKEAVSVVGKWKDRNVLQKLEWTYDPERDKRRYFQEIESSDIGCLSSDEGESLLGRENNGEWWELGQNQDEKRPPE